A single region of the Alosa alosa isolate M-15738 ecotype Scorff River chromosome 6, AALO_Geno_1.1, whole genome shotgun sequence genome encodes:
- the gng13b gene encoding guanine nucleotide-binding protein G(I)/G(S)/G(O) subunit gamma-13b — protein MDELDLPQMKKEVESLKYQLAFKREKSSKTVTDLVKWIEDGVPDDPFLNPELMKNNPWVEKGKCVIL, from the exons ATGGATGAGTTGGACCTTCCCCAGATGAAGAAGGAGGTGGAGAGTCTCAAGTACCAGCTGGCCTTCAAGAGAGAGAAGTCTTCCAAAACAGTTACTGA CCTGGTGAAATGGATCGAGGACGGCGTGCCTGACGACCCTTTCCTGAACCCCGAGCTGATGAAGAACAACCCCTGGGTGGAAAAGGGCAAATGTGTGATTCTCTAA
- the rpusd1 gene encoding RNA pseudouridylate synthase domain-containing protein 1 isoform X1, with translation MVNHLLRQDIEMIDMEPASLENLCILYHSADYIVVNKHWDIRIDSKMWYEKQTVQSQLNHHFPSLVDPGTYYGFRFCHQLDFSTSGALCVALNKAAAGNAYRCFKDRLVTKAYLALLRGTVEKETMTLNFAIGKNTEEGKTHMMCIDGTEGCENPKPSQTELKVLEYGTYDGEPVTKVLLQPLTGRTHQLRVHCSAVGHPIVGDYTYSLGKDNSPYRMMLHAYLLRIPLPKEPIHVTAPDPFLPVRDTKWAPERLVKTLEGALGGLLDCCKEEESRPTDETLQVEEKRRTTEETEEQRALCQQWLSEWSLD, from the exons ATGGTTAACCATCTTTTAAGGCAG GATATAGAAATGATCGACATGGAGCCTGCGAGTTTGGAGAACTTGTGTATCTTGTATCACAGTGCAGATTACATTGTTGTCAATAAGCACTGGGACATACGTATCGACAGCAAAATGTGGTATGAAAAGCAGACCGTCCAGAGTCAGCTGAATCATCACTTTCCAAGTCTGGTCGACCCTGGGACATACTATGGTTTCAG ATTCTGCCACCAGTTGGATTTCTCCACTAGTGGTGCTCTTTGTGTAGCCCTTAATAAAGCAGCTGCAGGGAATGCCTACAGATGTTTCAAAGACCGGCTTGTAACAAAGGCATATCTGGCACTG CTCCGAGGGACAGTTGAGAAAGAAACAATGACGCTGAACTTTGCTATTGGCAAAAACACTGAAGAGGGCAAGACTCATATGATGTGTATTGATGGCACTGAAG gtTGTGAGAATCCTAAGCCCAGTCAAACAGAGCTCAAAGTCCTTGAATATGGAACATATGATGGTGAGCCAGTCACCAAAGTGCTACTGCAGCCTCTAACAG gacgCACCCACCAACTGAGAGTACACTGTAGCGCTGTTGGCCACCCCATTGTTGGCGACTACACCTACAGCTTGGGCAAAGACAACAGCCCCTACCGTATGATGCTGCATGCCTACCTCTTGCGTATCCCCTTGCCAAAGGAGCCCATCCATGTGACTGCCCCAGACCCCTTCCTGCCAGTCAGAGACACCAAATGGGCTCCAGAGAGACTCGTGAAGACACTAGAGGGTGCACTGGGGGGCCTGCTAGACTGCtgcaaggaggaggagagccgaCCCACTGATGAAACATTAcaagtggaggagaagagaagaaccacggaggagacagaggagcagagggccCTGTGTCAACAGTGGCTAAGTGAGTGGTCTTTGGACTGA
- the dctn5 gene encoding dynactin subunit 5 — translation MELCEILYNKAEYIETASGNKVSRQSVLCGSQNIVLNGKTIVMNDCIIRGDLANVRVGRHCVIKSRSVIRPPFKKFSKGVAFFPLHIGDHVFIEEDCVVNAAQIGSYVHIGKNCVIGRRCVLKDCCKILDNTVLPPETVVPPFTVFSGCPGLFSNELPECTQELMIDVTKSYYQKFLPLSQI, via the exons ATGGAGCTGTGTGAAATATTGTACAACAAGGCAGAATATATAGAGACG GCATCGGGTAATAAGGTTAGTCGGCAGTCGGTACTCTGTGGGAGTCAGAACATCGTGCTTAATGGAAAA ACCATTGTTATGAATGACTGCATTATCAGAGGCGATCTGGCAAATGTCAGGGTGGGAAGACACTGTGTCATAAAGAGTCGGAGTGTGATTCGTCCACCCTTTAAAAAGTTCAGCAAGGG AGTGGCATTCTTCCCACTGCACATTGGGGACCATGTGTTCATAGAAGAAGACTGTGTTGTTAATGCAGCTCAGATAGGATCTTATGTCCACATTGGAAAGAACTGTGTCATT GGTCGTCGCTGTGTTCTGAAGGATTGCTGTAAAATTTTGGATAACACAGTCCTGCCTCCTGAGACCGTGGTTCCTCCCTTTACAGTCTTCTCTGGTTGTCCAG GCCTGTTTTCAAATGAGCTCCCAGAGTGCACGCAAGAGCTGATGATTGACGTCACCAAAAGCTACTACCAGAAGTTCCTCCCTCTCAGCCAGATCTAA
- the rpusd1 gene encoding RNA pseudouridylate synthase domain-containing protein 1 isoform X2, translating to MIDMEPASLENLCILYHSADYIVVNKHWDIRIDSKMWYEKQTVQSQLNHHFPSLVDPGTYYGFRFCHQLDFSTSGALCVALNKAAAGNAYRCFKDRLVTKAYLALLRGTVEKETMTLNFAIGKNTEEGKTHMMCIDGTEGCENPKPSQTELKVLEYGTYDGEPVTKVLLQPLTGRTHQLRVHCSAVGHPIVGDYTYSLGKDNSPYRMMLHAYLLRIPLPKEPIHVTAPDPFLPVRDTKWAPERLVKTLEGALGGLLDCCKEEESRPTDETLQVEEKRRTTEETEEQRALCQQWLSEWSLD from the exons ATGATCGACATGGAGCCTGCGAGTTTGGAGAACTTGTGTATCTTGTATCACAGTGCAGATTACATTGTTGTCAATAAGCACTGGGACATACGTATCGACAGCAAAATGTGGTATGAAAAGCAGACCGTCCAGAGTCAGCTGAATCATCACTTTCCAAGTCTGGTCGACCCTGGGACATACTATGGTTTCAG ATTCTGCCACCAGTTGGATTTCTCCACTAGTGGTGCTCTTTGTGTAGCCCTTAATAAAGCAGCTGCAGGGAATGCCTACAGATGTTTCAAAGACCGGCTTGTAACAAAGGCATATCTGGCACTG CTCCGAGGGACAGTTGAGAAAGAAACAATGACGCTGAACTTTGCTATTGGCAAAAACACTGAAGAGGGCAAGACTCATATGATGTGTATTGATGGCACTGAAG gtTGTGAGAATCCTAAGCCCAGTCAAACAGAGCTCAAAGTCCTTGAATATGGAACATATGATGGTGAGCCAGTCACCAAAGTGCTACTGCAGCCTCTAACAG gacgCACCCACCAACTGAGAGTACACTGTAGCGCTGTTGGCCACCCCATTGTTGGCGACTACACCTACAGCTTGGGCAAAGACAACAGCCCCTACCGTATGATGCTGCATGCCTACCTCTTGCGTATCCCCTTGCCAAAGGAGCCCATCCATGTGACTGCCCCAGACCCCTTCCTGCCAGTCAGAGACACCAAATGGGCTCCAGAGAGACTCGTGAAGACACTAGAGGGTGCACTGGGGGGCCTGCTAGACTGCtgcaaggaggaggagagccgaCCCACTGATGAAACATTAcaagtggaggagaagagaagaaccacggaggagacagaggagcagagggccCTGTGTCAACAGTGGCTAAGTGAGTGGTCTTTGGACTGA
- the ndufab1b gene encoding NADH:ubiquinone oxidoreductase subunit AB1b produces the protein MAARALTQCVRSLTRSSTRLFQGSVIARSSSALLFSNDRSFSVIGCTQRTRGIEQSRISQLSRQYGGLPPLTIEAITERVMYVLKLYDKINPENLKASSHFMKDLGLDSLDQVEIIMAMEDEFGFEIPDAAAEKLMTPAEIVQFIADKKDVYE, from the exons ATGGCGGCCCGTGCGCTCACCCAGTGTGTTCGTTCGCTAACCCGGTCTTCGACAAGGTTATTTCAAGGATCCGTGATCGCAAGATCAAGTAGTGCGCTGCTTTTTTCCAATGACCGATCATTTTCTGTGATCGGTTGCACCCAGAGAACACGGGGGATCGAGCAGTCTCGG ATTTCACAGCTGAGTCGACAGTATGGAGGTTTGCCTCCTCTCACAATCGAGGCAATCACAGAGCGTGTTATGTACGTCTTGAAGCTGTATGACAAGATCAATCCCGAGAAC CTGAAAGCGTCCTCTCACTTCATGAAGGATTTGGGGTTGGATAGTTTGGACCAGGTCGAAATTATAATGGCAATGGAGGATGAGTTTG GATTTGAGATCCCAGATGCGGCAGCAGAGAAACTAATGACTCCTGCGGAGATTGTACAATTCATTGCTGATAAGAAAGATGTTTATGAATAA